One window of Chionomys nivalis chromosome 18, mChiNiv1.1, whole genome shotgun sequence genomic DNA carries:
- the Hax1 gene encoding HCLS1-associated protein X-1 isoform X2 has protein sequence MSNHRDPFFGGMTRDDDDDDDEEEEDRGTWGRGSYRFDGSQPPEEFGFSFSPGGGMRFHDNFGFDDLVRDFNSIFSEMGAWTLPSHSPELPGPDSETPSERLREGQTLRDSMLKYPDSHQPRIFEGVLESHARPESPKPAPDWGSQGPFHWLDDIWPVTPRSRAREDNDLDSQVSQEGLGPLLQPQPKPYFRSISVTKITKPDGAVEERRTVVDSEGRNETTVTHHEAHDSSSSDPVSERSSALDDPFSILDLLLGRWFRSR, from the exons ATGAGCAA CCACAGAGATCCCTTTTTTGGAGGGATGACTCgagatgatgacgatgatgacgacgaagaggaggaagacagaggcacGTGGGGTCGAGGGAGCTATAGGTTTGATGGTTCTCAGCCTCCGGAGGAATTCGGTTTCAGCTTCAGCCCAGGAGGAGGGATGCGATTCCACGACAACTTTGGCTTTGATGATCTAGTACGAGATTTCAATAGCATCTTCAGCGAGATGGGGGCCTGGACCTTGCCTTCCCACTCTCCTG AACTTCCAGGTCCCGACTCAGAAACACCTAGTGAGAGACTGCGGGAAGGGCAGACGCTGCGGGACTCAATGCTTAAGTACCCTGATAGTCACCAACCCAGGATCTTTGAGGGGGTCTTGGAGAGTCATGCAAGACCTGAATCCCCCAAACCAGCTCCAGATTGGGGGTCTCAGGGACCTTTTCATTGG CTGGATGATATATGGCCTGTCACCCCCCGTTCTAGAGCCAGAGAGGACAACG aTCTTGACTCCCAGGTTTCCCAGGAGGGTCTCGGTCCACTTCTCCAACCCCAGCCCAAACCCTATTTCAGGAGCATCTCTGTGACCAAGATCACTAAGCCAGATGGG GCCGTGGAGGAGCGCCGCACTGTGGTGGACAGTGAGGGACGGAACGAGACCACAGTGACCCACCACGAAGCACATGACAGTTCCAGCAGTG ATCCAGTTTCTGAAAGATCTTCAGCTCTTGATGATCCCTTTTCCATCCTGGATTTGCTCCTTGGACGTTGGTTTCGGTCCCGGTAG
- the Hax1 gene encoding HCLS1-associated protein X-1 isoform X1: MSFFDLFRGFFGFRGPRSHRDPFFGGMTRDDDDDDDEEEEDRGTWGRGSYRFDGSQPPEEFGFSFSPGGGMRFHDNFGFDDLVRDFNSIFSEMGAWTLPSHSPELPGPDSETPSERLREGQTLRDSMLKYPDSHQPRIFEGVLESHARPESPKPAPDWGSQGPFHWLDDIWPVTPRSRAREDNDLDSQVSQEGLGPLLQPQPKPYFRSISVTKITKPDGAVEERRTVVDSEGRNETTVTHHEAHDSSSSDPVSERSSALDDPFSILDLLLGRWFRSR, encoded by the exons ATGAGCTTCTTTGACCTTTTCCGGGGCTTTTTCGGCTTTCGTGGACCTCGGAG CCACAGAGATCCCTTTTTTGGAGGGATGACTCgagatgatgacgatgatgacgacgaagaggaggaagacagaggcacGTGGGGTCGAGGGAGCTATAGGTTTGATGGTTCTCAGCCTCCGGAGGAATTCGGTTTCAGCTTCAGCCCAGGAGGAGGGATGCGATTCCACGACAACTTTGGCTTTGATGATCTAGTACGAGATTTCAATAGCATCTTCAGCGAGATGGGGGCCTGGACCTTGCCTTCCCACTCTCCTG AACTTCCAGGTCCCGACTCAGAAACACCTAGTGAGAGACTGCGGGAAGGGCAGACGCTGCGGGACTCAATGCTTAAGTACCCTGATAGTCACCAACCCAGGATCTTTGAGGGGGTCTTGGAGAGTCATGCAAGACCTGAATCCCCCAAACCAGCTCCAGATTGGGGGTCTCAGGGACCTTTTCATTGG CTGGATGATATATGGCCTGTCACCCCCCGTTCTAGAGCCAGAGAGGACAACG aTCTTGACTCCCAGGTTTCCCAGGAGGGTCTCGGTCCACTTCTCCAACCCCAGCCCAAACCCTATTTCAGGAGCATCTCTGTGACCAAGATCACTAAGCCAGATGGG GCCGTGGAGGAGCGCCGCACTGTGGTGGACAGTGAGGGACGGAACGAGACCACAGTGACCCACCACGAAGCACATGACAGTTCCAGCAGTG ATCCAGTTTCTGAAAGATCTTCAGCTCTTGATGATCCCTTTTCCATCCTGGATTTGCTCCTTGGACGTTGGTTTCGGTCCCGGTAG